Genomic DNA from Candidatus Nitronereus thalassa:
TATCAAGTTCTCCATAATTCACCATCATAGAAAGTATCGACGGCACAAGATAAACTACCGTAATTTTTTCTGATTCTAACAATTCAACTAATTGAACCGGGAATACCGAAAGATTTTCAGGGACAATGATAATTGTTCCACCCGCCATGATAGTCACAAAAATTTCAAACGTAGATAAATCAAAATGAAGTGGCGCATGGAAAGGGATTCGATCATTTTCGGTAATTGAGAATTTTTCATAGCACCAGTTTAAAAATGTAAATATAGCCCTATGGGAAACCATAACTCCTTTAGGATGCCCCGTTGAACCAGAGGTATACAGAATGTATGCTAGATCTCCATCTATTGATTCAGTGCACATGACCTGTCTATCACTTTTAGATTGGACGACAGACCAAGGTATAATTTGAAGAATTCCTTTTAGTGGAATTTCTTTTCCTTGTTTACAGTTGGCCATTAATATTACTGATTGAAGGGAATGTGAGTCTGCCACAATTTCCTCAATATTTTTCAACTTCTCAGGAGTAGAAAGAAGTATTTTTATTCCACAATTGTTAAGAATATAGGACAACCGTTGTGCAGGCGCACTTGGATCTATGGGGACATAGACAGCCCCTGATTTCAATACGCCAAAAGTCGCAATTATTGATGCTAGAGATTTAGAAACAAATATTCCCACCCGATCTCCACGCCGAACTCCCAAGTCGAGCAGCGTTTGTGCAACTTTGTTGGTAACCTGATCCACCTCTTGATAGGTCAAAGTTGCCCCCTGAAATCGCACGGCTTCTTTATCAGGAAATCGCCGAGCACTATTTTGCAGCAACTGATGTAAAAGATAGGCCACACATCACCTCATATTGTGCACGTAAACCTTAGAAGCTACTTCATGTATTAGAGCCCTAACCATTTTGCAATAATTACTCGTTGAATATCTGATGTACCTGAAGCCAATGTACCACCAAGAGCATCTCTGAGGTCACGTTCAACCTCATACTCGGAG
This window encodes:
- a CDS encoding amino acid adenylation domain-containing protein produces the protein MAYLLHQLLQNSARRFPDKEAVRFQGATLTYQEVDQVTNKVAQTLLDLGVRRGDRVGIFVSKSLASIIATFGVLKSGAVYVPIDPSAPAQRLSYILNNCGIKILLSTPEKLKNIEEIVADSHSLQSVILMANCKQGKEIPLKGILQIIPWSVVQSKSDRQVMCTESIDGDLAYILYTSGSTGHPKGVMVSHRAIFTFLNWCYEKFSITENDRIPFHAPLHFDLSTFEIFVTIMAGGTIIIVPENLSVFPVQLVELLESEKITVVYLVPSILSMMVNYGELDTHDLTRVRMVLFAGEVFPIKYLRKLTEKLTRAEFYNLYGPTETNVCTYYKVQGRDVYPDQRRPLPIGIACENIEVFAVNDDGQKVTKPGERGELWVRGACLAHGYWGDLEKTTQRFINNSFQENFTDLAYKTGDIVMLDQDGVNWEFIGRNDHMVKSRGYRIELGEIESALYHYPGVKEVAVVAIPDELIGNRLKAYVVPMDGTELAGKEIETHCWKCLPRYMIPESIELCQDLPKTSTGKINRPLLACV